The genomic region AGATGGACGGCGCGATCCTGGTGGTGTCGGCGGCGGACGGTCCGATGCCGCAGACGCGCGAGCACATCCTGCTCGCGCGGCAGGTGGGCGTGCCGTACATCGTGGTCTTCCTGAACAAGGTGGACATGGTGGACGACAAGGAGCTGCTGGACCTGGTGGAGCTCGAGGTCCGGGAGCTGCTGACCGAGTACGACTTCCCTGGGAACGAGATCCCGATCGTGAAGGGGTCGGCGCTGAAGGCGCTCGAGGGGGACAAGTCGGAGATCGGCGAGCCGGCCATCCTCGAGCTGATGAAGGCGGTGGACAGCTACATTCCGACGCCGAAGCGCGCGACGGACAAGCCGTTCCTGATGCCGGTCGAGGACGTGTTCTCGATCTCTGGGCGCGGGACGGTGGCGACGGGGCGCATCGAGCGCGGCATCGTGAAGGTGGGCGAGGAGATCGAGATCGTCGGTCTGCGCGCGACCACGAAGACGGTGGTGACGGGCGTGGAGATGTTCCGCAAGCTGCTCGACGAGGGGCAGGCGGGCGACAACGTGGGGTGCCTGCTCCGCGGCCTGAAGCGCGAGGAGGTGGAGCGCGGTCAGGTGCTGGCGAAGCCGGGGTCGATCACGCCGCACACGAAGTTCAAGGGTGAGGTGTACGTGCTGACGAAGGAGGAGGGTGGGCGTCACACCCCGTTCTTCAACGGCTACCGCCCGCAGTTCTACTTCCGGACCACGGACGTGACGGGCTCGGTGAAGCTGCCGGACGGCGTCGAGATGGTGATGCCGGGCGACAACATCTCGGTGGAGGTGGAGCTCATCACCCCCATCGCGATGGAGAAGGAGCTGCGCTTCGCGATCCGCGAGGGCGGCCGCACGGTGGGCGCGGGCGTGGTGGCCGAGGTGATCGCGTAACGACGCACGCCTGGCGAACGGCGGCGCCCGACGGGCGCCGCGCCGCGCCTGGTCCATTCAGAGAAGGCTTCTTTCAATGGCGACTCAGAAGATTCGCATCCGGCTCAAGGCCTACGACTACAAGCTCCTCGACCAGTCGGCTGGGGAGATCGTGGAGACGGCCCGGCGGACGGGGGCCAAGGTGGCCGGCCCGATCCCGCTCCCGACCCGGATCAACAAGTTCACGGTCCTCCGCAGCCCGCACGTCGACAAGAAGTCGCGCGAGCAGTTCGAGATCCGCACCCACAAGCGGCTGCTGGACATCCTCGAGCCCACCGCGCAGACGCTCGACGCGCTCATGAAGCTCGATCTCTCCGCCGGCGTTGACGTGGAGATCAAGTAGTTCGAGGAAATCATGGCCAAGTTCGACGTCTACGACCTCGAGAAGAAGAAGGTCGGCGAGCTCGACCTCGCCGACCAGGTCTTCGCGGGTGAAGTGAACGAGCACCTCTTCTACGAGGTGGTGAAGGCGAAGCTCGCCTCCGATCGCTCGGGCACCCACGCCGTCAAGAACCGCTCACTCGTCTCCGGTGGCGGCAAGAAGCCCTGGAAGCAGAAGCACACCGGCCGGGCCCGCCAGGGCT from Anaeromyxobacter paludicola harbors:
- the rpsJ gene encoding 30S ribosomal protein S10 → MATQKIRIRLKAYDYKLLDQSAGEIVETARRTGAKVAGPIPLPTRINKFTVLRSPHVDKKSREQFEIRTHKRLLDILEPTAQTLDALMKLDLSAGVDVEIK
- the tuf gene encoding elongation factor Tu translates to MAKEKFERSKPHANVGTIGHVDHGKTTLTAAITKVLAQKGWAEFKAYDQIDKAPEERERGITIATAHVEYQTENRHYAHVDCPGHADYVKNMITGAAQMDGAILVVSAADGPMPQTREHILLARQVGVPYIVVFLNKVDMVDDKELLDLVELEVRELLTEYDFPGNEIPIVKGSALKALEGDKSEIGEPAILELMKAVDSYIPTPKRATDKPFLMPVEDVFSISGRGTVATGRIERGIVKVGEEIEIVGLRATTKTVVTGVEMFRKLLDEGQAGDNVGCLLRGLKREEVERGQVLAKPGSITPHTKFKGEVYVLTKEEGGRHTPFFNGYRPQFYFRTTDVTGSVKLPDGVEMVMPGDNISVEVELITPIAMEKELRFAIREGGRTVGAGVVAEVIA